The Pseudomonas sp. TH06 genome contains the following window.
GCTTCATTCAGTCCATCGGCACCGCATCGATTCTGGAAACCGTCCGTAGCGGCGTGACCGGCATTGCCCGCGGCGACAAAGTACTCAGCATCTAAACCAAATTAGCGAATGGCCTGAACGGCCTGGATATAAAGGGGAAATTCATGAAAGTTTTCTACGATAAAGACTGCGACCTGTCGATCATCCAGGGCAAGAAAGTTGCCATCATCGGTTATGGTTCCCAGGGCCACGCCCAAGCGTGCAACCTGAAAGACTCCGGTGTCGACGTTACCGTTGGTCTGCGTAAAGGTTCGGCCACCGTTGCCAAAGCTGAAGCCCATGGCCTGAAAGTGACCGACGTTGCTTCTGCTGTTGCTGCTGCCGACCTGGTCATGATCCTGACCCCGGACGAGTTCCAGTCTTCCCTGTACAAGAACGAAATCGAGCCGAACATCAAGAAAGGCGCCACCCTGGCCTTCTCCCACGGTTTCGCGATCCACTACAACCAGGTTGTTCCGCGTGCCGACCTCGACGTGGTCATGATCGCGCCGAAAGCCCCGGGCCACACCGTACGTTCCGAGTTCGTGAAAGGCGGCGGTATCCCTGACCTGATCGCGATCTACCAGGACGCCTCGGGCAACGCCAAAAACGTTGCTCTGTCCTACGCGGCAGGTGTTGGTGGCGGTCGTACCGGCATCATCGAAACCACCTTCAAGGACGAGACCGAAACCGACCTGTTCGGCGAACAAGCCGTTCTGTGCGGCGGTACCGTTGAACTGGTAAAAGCCGGTTTCGAAACCCTGGTTGAAGCTGGCTACGCGCCGGAAATGGCTTACTTCGAGTGCCTGCACGAACTGAAACTGATCGTTGACCTCATGTACGAAGGCGGTATCGCCAACATGAACTACTCGATCTCCAACAACGCTGAATACGGCGAGTACGTGACGGGTCCGGAAGTGATCAACGCCGAATCCCGTCAGGCCATGCGCAACGCCCTGAAACGTATTCAGGACGGCGAATACGCCAAAATGTTCATCAGCGAAGGCGCAACCGGCTACCCTTCGATGACCGCCAAGCGTCGTAACAACGCCGCTCACGGTATCGAAATCATCGGCGAGCAACTGCGCTCCATGATGCCGTGGATCGGTGCCAACAAGATCGTCGACAAAGCCAAAAACTAAGTCGTCGTCCCTTGTACGAAAAACGCGGCCTCGGCCGCGTTTTTTCGTTTGAGACTGTGGTTCTGGTATAAAGCTGCATCGTTTGTGGCCGAACCGTCGTCCCAGACACCTGTCGAATTTCTCCAAACCGTTGCAAGGTAATGTCCATGAGCGAACGTCCCGAAGAGCCGAACAAGGCTTCTGACGCCGAAAGCCTGCTGCCCATCGATGAACACATCGAAGAAGGGCACGACGCAGAAGGTCGTAAAGTCCGGCATCGTGGTATCTATCTGCTGCCGAATCTGTTCACCACTGCCAACCTGTTCGCAGGCTTCTATTCCATCATCAACTCGATGAGTGCCCAGGCTGCCTTGAGCGCCGGGGACTCCGCCAGCGCGAGCAAGTACTTCGCGTTTGCTGCGATCGCAATTTTCGTCGCCATGGTGCTCGACGGTCTCGATGGCCGTGTGGCTCGCATGACCAATACGCAAAGCGCGTTCGGCGCCGAGTATGACTCGCTGTCGGACATGGTTGCCTTTGGTGTTGCGCCTGCATTGCTCGCCTTTGGCTGGGCATTGGGTGACATGGGCAAGGTCGGCTGGATGGTTGCCTTCATTTATGTAGCGGGCGCGGCATTGCGTCTGGCGCGTTTCAACACTCAGGTTGGCACTGCGGACAAACGCTATTTCATCGGTCTGGCCAGTCCGGCTGCGGCCGGCGTGGTGGCGGGCATCGTCTGGGCGTTCAGCGATTACGGCATTCAGGGTTCGAAGATGTCCTTCCTGGTCGCGCTGATGGTGGCGGCGGCCGGCATGCTGATGGTCAGCAACATCAAGTACAACAGCTTCAAGGAGCTGGACTTGAAAGGGCGGGTGCCTTTCGTTGCGATTCTCGCAGTGGTGTTGGTGTTCGCCGTGGTCTTCAGCGATCCGCCGCGCATTCTGTTGCTGGTGTTCCTCGCCTATGCGGCTTCGGGACCGATTCAGTACCTTTTGCATCTTCGTCGGCACAAAAACGTCGAGTGATGTAATTTCCCTCATACTCCGCAGTCTACGGGTGCATCTGTCCTCCAAAGCTGCGGAGTTGTCATGCTGATCAAAATCCCTAAAGCGTCTGACTGCCATGAGTCGGATGTCACGTCTGAATCCATTTACATTTCTCGACGTCAGTTGCTCGGAGCCACCGCGGCCGGTATTGCCGTGGGCAGTCTTCCGCGCTGGGCCAGTGCCGACGATGCGGCGCGATATGCCGATGTCGAGACCGGCAAGGCACCTGCCTGGCTTGCCGATAAGCTCTCTGCTACCAAGTGGGGCGCTGTCAATGTCAAGGATGAGGCGATCACACCTTATAAAGACGCCACCCACTACAACAACTTCTATGAGTTTGGTACCGACAAGGGCGATCCGGCGGCGAATGCCGGTTCGCTGAAAACCGAACCGTGGAGTGTGGTGGTGGACGGCGAGGTGGGGAAGCCAGGGCGTTATGCGCTGGAAGACTTCATGAAGCCGTATCAATTGGAGGAGCGTATTTATCGCCTGCGCTGTGTTGAGGCGTGGTCGATGGTTATTCCGTGGATTGGTTTTCCGATTTCGGCACTGCTCAAGCAAGTCGAGCCAACCTCGAATGCCAAATACATCCGCTTTGAAACCTTGCAGGATCCCAAGAGCATGCCGGGACAGCGGTCTGGTTTTGCTTTGATCGACTGGCCTTATGTAGAGGGCTTGCGACTGGATGAGGCGATGAATCCTTTGGCGATTCTGGCGGTAGGTATGTATGGCCGCGAACTTCCGAATCAGAATGGCGCCCCGCTGCGTTTGGTGGTGCCTTGGAAGTACGGCTTCAAAAGCGTCAAATCCATCGTGCGTATCAGTCTGGTCAGCGAGCAGCCTAAGACGACCTGGCAAAGCATTGCGGCAGATGAGTACGGGTTCTATGCAAACGTGAATCCGACAGTTGATCACCCTCGCTGGACCCAGGCGCGCGAGCGTCGGCTGCCGAACAGTCTGTTCAAGCCGAATGTGCGGGACACACAGATGTTCAACGGCTACGCGGATGAAGTCGCTTCTTTATATACAGGACTCGATCTGCGGAAGAATTACTGATGCGATTCCCCTTATGGCGTGTAGGCGTTTTCATTGCGGCGGCGATCTGGCCGCTATTGTGGTTCTATCAGGCTTTTGCAGATTTGCTTGGGCCGGATCCTGGCAAGGTGCTGGTTGATCGGTTGGGTCTCGGTACATTGGTGCTGTTGTTGATCACCCTGAGCATGACGCCTCTGCAAAAGCTTACCGGTTGGGCGGGATGGATTGCCGTCCGCCGGCAGTTGGGGCTGTGGTGTTTTGCCTATGTGGTTTTACATCTATGTAGTTACATGGCATTTATCCTGGGTTTCGATTGGTCGCAACTGGGAGTAGAGCTGCGCAAGCGGCCGTACATCATTGTCGGCACACTGGGATTCCTTGGTTTATTGGTGTTGGCGGTGACTTCCAATCGCTACAGTCAGCGTCGGCTGGGTGTTCGCTGGAGGAAGCTCCACCGGTTGGCATACGTGATTCTCGGGTTGGGTTTGCTGCATATGCTGTGGATCGTGCGTGCGGATCTTAAAGAGTGGGCGGTCTATGCCTTTATAGGTGCTCTGCTTTTATTGCTGCGCATTCCTCCTGTGGCTCGTCGAATCCCGCGTTTATTGGCTAAAAAACAGATTCTGCAGGAAAAGCGAAATTAACGGTTGACGACAGATTCTGGAGGCCTATAATTCGCCCCACTTCCGGTGCAGTCGAAACGGAAAACTCCTTGAGATTCAATGAGTTATACGGTTTTCGATAGCGGGTCGCTTCAGTTCATCGAAGCCTGGAAGGAGTTGAAAGGGTCGTGATGTTTGGCGCTTTTAACGGTTCGATCTTCTCGGTCGAAAGCGGAGCAAAAGAGGTGTTGACAGCAGCGATTAACGCTGTAGAATTCGCCTCCCGCTAACGAGAGATCGGAAGCGCAAGTGGTTGAAGTTGTTGAGGAATTCTTCGAAAACTTCTGAAAATAATCACTTGACAGCAAATGAGGCTGCTGTAGAATGCGCGCCTCGGTTGAGACGAAAGATCTTAACCAACCGCTCTTTAACAACTGAATCAAGCAATTCGTGTGGGTGCTTGTGGAGTCAGACTGATAGTCAAAAAGATTATCAGCATCACAAGTTACTCCGCGAGAAATCAAAGATGTAACCAACGATTGCTGAGCCAAGTTTAGGGTTTCTTAAAAACCCAAAGATGTTTGAACTGAAGAGTTTGATCATGGCTCAGATTGAACGCTGGCGGCAGGCCTAACACATGCAAGTCG
Protein-coding sequences here:
- the ilvC gene encoding ketol-acid reductoisomerase translates to MKVFYDKDCDLSIIQGKKVAIIGYGSQGHAQACNLKDSGVDVTVGLRKGSATVAKAEAHGLKVTDVASAVAAADLVMILTPDEFQSSLYKNEIEPNIKKGATLAFSHGFAIHYNQVVPRADLDVVMIAPKAPGHTVRSEFVKGGGIPDLIAIYQDASGNAKNVALSYAAGVGGGRTGIIETTFKDETETDLFGEQAVLCGGTVELVKAGFETLVEAGYAPEMAYFECLHELKLIVDLMYEGGIANMNYSISNNAEYGEYVTGPEVINAESRQAMRNALKRIQDGEYAKMFISEGATGYPSMTAKRRNNAAHGIEIIGEQLRSMMPWIGANKIVDKAKN
- the pssA gene encoding CDP-diacylglycerol--serine O-phosphatidyltransferase, whose amino-acid sequence is MSERPEEPNKASDAESLLPIDEHIEEGHDAEGRKVRHRGIYLLPNLFTTANLFAGFYSIINSMSAQAALSAGDSASASKYFAFAAIAIFVAMVLDGLDGRVARMTNTQSAFGAEYDSLSDMVAFGVAPALLAFGWALGDMGKVGWMVAFIYVAGAALRLARFNTQVGTADKRYFIGLASPAAAGVVAGIVWAFSDYGIQGSKMSFLVALMVAAAGMLMVSNIKYNSFKELDLKGRVPFVAILAVVLVFAVVFSDPPRILLLVFLAYAASGPIQYLLHLRRHKNVE
- the msrP gene encoding protein-methionine-sulfoxide reductase catalytic subunit MsrP gives rise to the protein MLIKIPKASDCHESDVTSESIYISRRQLLGATAAGIAVGSLPRWASADDAARYADVETGKAPAWLADKLSATKWGAVNVKDEAITPYKDATHYNNFYEFGTDKGDPAANAGSLKTEPWSVVVDGEVGKPGRYALEDFMKPYQLEERIYRLRCVEAWSMVIPWIGFPISALLKQVEPTSNAKYIRFETLQDPKSMPGQRSGFALIDWPYVEGLRLDEAMNPLAILAVGMYGRELPNQNGAPLRLVVPWKYGFKSVKSIVRISLVSEQPKTTWQSIAADEYGFYANVNPTVDHPRWTQARERRLPNSLFKPNVRDTQMFNGYADEVASLYTGLDLRKNY
- the msrQ gene encoding protein-methionine-sulfoxide reductase heme-binding subunit MsrQ is translated as MRFPLWRVGVFIAAAIWPLLWFYQAFADLLGPDPGKVLVDRLGLGTLVLLLITLSMTPLQKLTGWAGWIAVRRQLGLWCFAYVVLHLCSYMAFILGFDWSQLGVELRKRPYIIVGTLGFLGLLVLAVTSNRYSQRRLGVRWRKLHRLAYVILGLGLLHMLWIVRADLKEWAVYAFIGALLLLLRIPPVARRIPRLLAKKQILQEKRN